A single genomic interval of Falco cherrug isolate bFalChe1 chromosome 8, bFalChe1.pri, whole genome shotgun sequence harbors:
- the LOC102054232 gene encoding mitochondrial chaperone BCS1, with translation MPFSDFVLALKDNPYFGAGFGLVGVGTALALARKGAQFGLVAFRRHYMITLEVPSKDKSYHWLLNWISHHAKHTQHLSVETSYLQHESGRVSTKFDFVPSPGNHFIWYRRKWIRIERNREKQMIDLHTGTPWESVTFTALGTNREIFFSILREARELALQQQEGRTIMYTAMGAEWRQFGFPRRRRPLSSVVLEEGVSEKLVQDVKEFIDNPKWYSERGIPYRRGYLLYGPPGCGKSSFITALAGELQYSICLLSLSDRSLSDDRLNHLLSVAPQQSIILLEDVDAAFISRDLAAENPAVYQGMGRLTFSGLLNALDGVASTEARIVFMTTNYVDRLDPALVRPGRVDLKQYVGHCSRWQLACMFQRFYPEQPMAAAERFAEQALAVSKQISAAQVQGHFMLYKTDPEGAISNIRSILL, from the exons ATGCCCTTTTCTGACTTTGTCTTAGCACTGAAGGACAACCCGTACTTTGGGGCTGGGTTCGGCCTCGTTGgggtgggcacagccctggcatTAGCTCGGAAGGGGGCCCAGTTTGGGCTGGTGGCTTTCAGGCGTCATTATATGATTACCTTGGAGGTGCCCAGCAAGGATAAGAGCTACCACTGGCTGCTGAACTGGATCTCCCACCACGCCAAGCACACGCAGCACCTCAGTGTTGAGACATCATACCTGCAGCACGAAAGCGGGCGCGTCAGCACCAAGTTTGACTttgtccccagccctgggaacCATTTCATCTG GTATCGCAGGAAGTGGATTCGCATCGAGCGCAACCGGGAGAAGCAGATGATTGACCTGCACACAGGGACGCCATGGGAGTCTGTCACCTTCACTGCACTGGGCACCAACCGGGAGATCTTCTTCAGCATCCTCCGGGAAG CCCGGGAGCTggcgctgcagcagcaggaggggagaaCGATCATGTACACAGCCATGGGAGCCGAGTGGCGGCAGTTTGGCTtcccccgccgccggcggccTCTCAGCTCTGTGGTGCTGGAGGAAGGTGTGTCGGAGAAGCTGGTCCAGGATGTGAAGGAGTTCATCGACAACCCCAAGTGGTACAGTGAGAGAG GGATCCCCTACCGAAGAGGCTACCTGCTGTATGGTCCTCCTGGCTGTGGGAAAAGCAGTTTCAT cacagctttgGCCGGGGAGCTGCAGTACAGTATCTGCCTGCTTAGCCTCAGTGACCGCAGCCTCTCTGATGACCGGCTCAATCATCTCCTGAGTGTGGCACCGCAGCAGAGCATCATCTTGCTGGAAGATGTGGATGCTGCCTTCATCAGCCGGGACCTCGCTGCTGAGA ACCCAGCTGTGTACCAAGGCATGGGGCGCCTGACCTTCAGCGGCCTCCTCAATGCGCTGGACGGTGTGGCATCCACAGAGGCCCGGATTGTCTTCATGACCACCAACTATGTGGACAG GCTGGACCCAGCCCTGGTGCGTCCTGGCCGTGTGGATCTCAAGCAGTACGTGGGCCATTGCTCCCGCTGGCAGCTTGCCTGCATGTTCCAGCGCTTCTACCCTGAGCAACCCATGGCTGCAGCCGAGCGGTTTGCAGAGCAGGCACTGGCAGTCTCCAAACAGATCAGTGCTGCCCAGGTGCAGGGTCACTTCATGCTCTACAAGACAGACCCTGAAGGAGCCATTTCAAACATACGCTCCATCCTGCTGTGA